The Silene latifolia isolate original U9 population chromosome X, ASM4854445v1, whole genome shotgun sequence genome contains the following window.
TAACCTAATATCTTTAACTAGGGTTTTACACGTGATAAAGTGGGCTTAATGAGCCGTCCTTCATTCACCTGAATGGTATTGAAGGTACTTCGTTAGTTAAGAAACATAGAATCAGCTTGGTGGTTCAACGATATGAGCTCCTTAATTACAATGGAGAAAAATGAATCAATCGATAGTATGTCGGTACGTTTCTCTAGCATTATTAATGAACTATGAAACCTTGGTAGGAAGTTCGAATATGAGGACATTGCCAGGTAATtgttttggtgttgaccaggagtatcccctaccgacagctggggcaatctccttcgggatactgaaggcaatttaatgggttgacccctcccaagtttggctttttcattcgcatgagtcaggaatcgaacccctgaccacttgtttaagagatgagagcccttaccattcacaccagccaactttggtacaTTACCAGGTAATTGTTGGCAGTCAAAGTCGTACCCTAGGCTTTTTATAAATTTGATTAAAACTGTAGTTCGTATTTCGCTAGCATGTTCTCTTATTTCTAGTTATTACATTAGTTTATTGCATTTACGTACTTTGCTTGATAATCATTCAAACCCCAACTTTGATTGACTCAGCTAAACAAGCAAGTCAAAACAATTAGTAATCTCCTTACTCCCCGTGAATTCAACCCTCACGTGCTACAACAACACCGTACGCTTGCGGTTTCTAAACTCACATCAGGCTTCTATTATTACTTATACTGATTAGGTTTTTATGCACGAATTTGGAAATCATAATTAAACTTCCCAATCAAATATACACTTGATATGAGTTAACTCATTCCAAATTCATACCATAAAACTGTGAACCAAATGCTTTCTCTTAAAGAAATTTAATTGGGTTCTTAGTATTGATTTAGTCTAATGCATAAAATAGACGCGTAGAACAATTTGCGATTAATTTGGAGGATTGGTCGGTACATGTTGAGCATGTATTTAGAGATGCTAATCGAGCAACAGACTGGCTTGCTAATGCAGGGATACATTATCCTACTTCTACTATGATTCTCGATTTCCCACCGGATGGTCGCGCACTATTCTTAGGGAAGATGTTTTAGGGTTGCTTTCCCCGTTTAGTTGCTAGTTAGTGTCGGTTGTTTTACTTCGGGGCTTTGCCCCTCTtgagtaccaaaaaaaaaagaaccaaaaaaaaaccaaacaacatTATACAAGTATATATATACCATATTTACAAGAGCTGGAAAAAAATGCTCACTCACAAGACAACTTACAACCATATACGGGTAAATGTTAACTAACAAGGGTGACTCGTTACTATTGAGGAAATTTACTATCGCGGTCATGAACGGTGTGTCATCAAATACGCTATTAGAGGGTGGGTACGAGTTTGCAATATTAGCTGAATATATAGCGGTAGAGACTTTAATTTGACCTCCTAAATTGGCCGCGTTAATTGCATTTTGGATATTTTCCATGGCGGGTCCCACGAATTGTTTATCGGACTGTGTGACTTCGTTCCCTACCGCGATATAGTGAATGAAGGATGCGAATGGTACGACATTGATTTCGACCCATTGATTTGCTTCGGATGGATCATTAGCTATCTTTTGGAGTTGGTCATTAGGGAGGCCTAAGAGAAGTTTTATGCCTGAATCTTGTAATGCTTCAAGAGCCAATGGATCTGGAGCGTACAATCGCATAAATCCGATACCGTTGGAATTGTAAAGGTTCACTACTTCTTGATCTGATGGTAAGTTGTTGCCGTTCTTTCCATAACATACTCCAATTTGTGCTTCTGCGTGgaataatattattcattcaatCAAGTATACCGTGTTTTGAACAAAACTGATTTTAGATTTTACGTAGTTCACATATCGATAGTTTAAAAGGACTTGCGAGTATGTgacacaaacaaaaacaaaaacgttGTGCGACAAATGAACTAGAATTACGAGTAAAATACTAATGATAAATGTAGGTTGTTTAGACAGAATCGATTTACATTGAAACTTTTATTACAAAATTTCGAGTATATATATATCTTTAGGTTTTCAAATCGTACTTATTTTACATAGTTGAGTGTGAGTACATAATATATAACTGCGCATTTTGAAATTTATGTCTCCGACACAGATCAATAAAGGCATATACCTGTTGAGTGTAGGGCAAACGTTAACAATGCCAAGACCGTGGTGACGAGAACCGGAACACAACAATGGCTAGCCATGTCAAAATTCAGACAAAATGTTAATGATATATTTGAGCAGGGATAATTTAGAAGTCCTTTAAATTGTCCTTTATATAGAGGTTTAATTGCCAAGTAGAAGTGTTGAACAAGCACTATAGAAGAAGAGACCTACAATTAAGAGAAGAGTAAAAGTCGATTGCTAATTCAACGGAATTAGTAAAAATATAAAGTGTTGAGCAAACACTATAGAAGAGACCTATAGAAGAGACCTACAATTAAGAGAAGAGTAAAAGTCGATTGCTAATTCAACGGCATTAGTAAATATACAAGTGTTGAGCAAACACTATAGAAGAAACCTATAGAAGAGACCTACAATTAAGAGAAGAGTAACAGTCGATTACTAAATCAACGGCATTAATAAATATACAAGTGTTGAGCAAACACTATAGAAAAGACTTATAGAAGAGACCTACAATTAAGAGAAGAGTAAAAGTCGATTGCTAATTCAACGGCATTAATAAATATACAAGTGTTTAGCAAACACTATAGAAGAGACCTATAGAAGAGACCTACAATTAAGAGAAGAGTAAAAGTCGATTGCTAATTCAACTGCATTAGTAAATATACAAGTGTTGAGCAAACACTATAGAAGAGATCTACAATTAAGAGAAGAGTAAAAGTCGATTGCTAATTCAACGGCATTAGTAAATATACAAGTGTTGAGCAAACACTATAGAAGAAACCTATAGAAGAGACCTACAATTAAGAGAAGAGTAACAGTCGATTGCTAAATCAACGGCATTAATAAATATACAAGTGTTGAGCAAACGCTATAGAAAAGACTTATAGGAGAGACCTACAATTAAAAGAAGAGTAAAAGTCGATTGCTAATTCAACGGCATTAGTAAATATACAAGTGTTGAGCAAACACTATAGAAGAAACCTACAATTAAGAGAAGAGTAAAAGTCGATTGCTAATTCAACGACATTAGTAAATATACAAGTGTTGAGCAAACACTATAGACAAGACCTATAAAAAAGACCTACAATTAAGAGAACAGTAAAAGCCGATTGCTAATTCAACGGAATTAGTAaatactaggtttggtgcccggctacgcccgggctacctttatttaccatttaaattttattttctatgaaatatgattCGATAGGTTTGGTTAACACATACATCTACAATTTATatattgaaattatgatgagatgtAAAATGAATCAGCAAATCATGAGACACGTTCACCAAGCTCccgttgttaatattattactttcactacatcccctATTAATACTATTACATTCACTACTTATTCGGTTACTGTTGTTTTTTTAACTACTCCTactatttttacggttaacccaATCATTTtgtcaaactcatatatttaaataaattaattttttcctaaaatcgaattgttagttaattgtTCATACCTTCTTCGTTAttcctactgttactttcattacatgtgttGTGACTACTACTTCTTTTACTTTTCCCGCagtcattattttttctttcattacgtactcccgcatttattattattaatttcactactcccgttgctgCTAGTttgactttcactactcccgttgctattactgttgcttttactactcacatgagttattactatcatattagttgattatctagttgtaatatagttataaatttaaataaaatctgaaatattagagtaaaatattacttatgagcaatcattattatttactaactaaattacaaatctaatgaattatggaatattatatttttttgaaaatctagattgatttatttaccttttaatagtaattaccatatttatactaattaataactTAAGTGaagcatgtttattttaaggaaaatctcCATATTTGATGTTTTCTAAATTTATACTTAAGCCAAAACTATtaaatatttacattgaagtcccttagtCAGATCTATCACACAGTGTtatgattaaaaactatatagtttaattaatttgtatagatgtAATTAATTACACCGAAGTCGCTTGGTTTCTagattaatatatagtattaatTGATTGATTTTGAATTAATAAAGCTGCTTGCTAATTCGACGAAGTAGTAGatattttgaattttcaattagtaatatgacaaTATCAACAACATCAGAAAAGGAAATAAAGGTTGCTTGCTAATTGCTAATTTGACAGAGTAAAATAAGGAATGGAATCAACTAATCACAtataaatatatacaatatacaaTTAGTTTAGACCCCGTGCAATACATGCACGGTATATAGAGTTTTCTATATTTATAAAATAGGTAGCTCATAATtgttcacatttttttttttgacaaaaaaaagttGGAACAACTGaaaattaatcaagagaattgagtaatgagCCGAaatgtattttaatgaaaatatttttatacAACAAAGCTAATGATTTCAGTTTATAAAcctttctcaatttttttttgtcatgaaaCTAATAATGACTTACATTTTTGTTTTTATATAGGTTAAGTCATTATCTAATAATACCGTCAATAGAAGACTTAATTATTTATAGATttttatcaattttattttatgttaattaaAAAATTATAGAGTATAATTTAgcgaaaataatataatttgatgaaaaaattaattttatttttaatgataataataattaaatgaaataaatgtaaatcattagtttccttattttgtAAATGCACTAATTATCATTTGTTTCCTTATTTGAGAAATGTGCATTTTGGCGGAAAATTTTAGAGAtcgcctattcttttagtagataggtgATTATATGAACATATAACCACCGTAAGTTTTTTTTAGTATAGATTTTAGATTATCCTTTTTTATATTTACTTTGACCTATTTTAATCTTTAGCACTACAAgaaaaaactaaaacaggcgaccgaaatttggcgactgatatacttagtcgccaaattggcgactgctTTTCAagttggcgactgaaatcagtcgccaatttggcgactgtcttttttaaaaagggaatcaaacttGGCGACCGAGAttttaaatttggcgactgatttatgtgtagtcgccaatttggcgactgaatttcagtcgccaaaatgaatttcagtcgccaatgtTTTTAGTAGAAACCAGGCTGTcattttttaaaaagggaatcaatTTGGCGACCGAGTTttaaaatttggcgactgattgaagtgtagtcgccaaatttggcgactgaatttcagtcgccaaatggctaatcagtcgccaatttttttTATAGAAAACCGGAACTCCTCTCTCCTGCTTTActctttcgaaaaaaaaaaaaaaaaaaaagaaggggaAGCAGCGGGCGATTGGCGACGAcaacaaccacaaaaacaaaccaccaccacttccaccacttccaccaccgtgaccaccattctcattgcctccatcactctctttaattaggttagttttttttgtttaatttcagtttaattagtttaatttgttagattaatttgtagttagtttgattaatttgtggttagtttgttagatttatttgtagttagtatgttagattaatttgtagttagatttagtttaatttgtgtttgaattaaaagggaatgattaagggggtttgtgtttaggtttagggttatgggtgggggtttggtcggccgtgggtggcggtgggggaagtgtggcggtgggggaagggtggCGGTGGTccgtctcattattattattattagtattagtattagtattattattagtattagtattagtattattattattattagtattagtattattattattattgttattattattagtattagtattattattattattagtattattattattattgttattattattattattattattattattattattattactaattaaaccgccttattattattaatgttaagctaagtgaaaccgtcctttgcattaatggaattagctaagtggaaccgtcttttggattaagagaaattatctattagctaagtagaaccttctttaggacttgattttgataaatttagtttgataattcatgttattgatgaattgaggtagaataaccttgttatttttgtttttcttttctctttttcggGGTTGTCACATGCTTGCTAGGCACCACCGTCTACGAGTagttgttgcttcttgttttcttttcatttttgcttttacttgattaggtaacctcctcttaccagttactttttaaatttactaattttagttcaaattatgttacggactttaggatagaagcctttactatgtggttgaattgggctattgattgacttaattaatttagtacttgattgtgttgttgtttgatttgatgttgacttagtaccagttcaagaattactcattaggagtaattcttgaatagtccccattttgggattgTCTTTTGcacgtttcaagtcatttaggtagtaaacacgtacttgtgatttattaatgaggaatgagtttggtggcgatccctttaatgttctccgaatacatgtatatgtgtatttgagaatcaagggaatttgcctaattttttcctcattaataaattacaagtgtgtttgctagtgacttgaaacgtatattgacgggtttaggttggagtgataaggaccccattcgagatggattacttattgacaatatttatatattgttttcatatgtttattgtataatgtggagtataatgtttaaattttgtatttaatattattgttattttttaaaaatgtttaaatttctttggggtcttctttagattaaaatgaagagattggaacgttcatggatgtatgaaggaagattagaccattccaataagaaaagacgtcctaccgctagatttataaagggtgttagcgagtttattgaatttgctaaacaacaagatgaatatgacttggtagacaaaaaacttaggtacccttgtgccaaatgcaaaaacctgaaataccagcttgacattgtagtagaagaacatctcattataaacgggtttaagccaaattattacaaacGGATTTCACAGAGTACGCGTCCGgagcaggaggaggagtttgtgcaggaggatccgatgcagacagacggtgaaggtgaggagactgacgctaccgacgagcaaccacgggtgccgatacggtacacttcggatcataagatgattcttgagccggcgggattatggtaagttttattctttattagtctactattttatttattttttatttttattttttaaaataataattgtttgtaattttacatgttcaaaataaatgcaggtttatggacgattgcgtggtacgaggtgtcacgaaaagcacgaagactaatttcgtgggtccaattcctacatcgtggacacaagcttctcaTGCACAAAGAGatgcgtggttcaataactttcgggtatatattttccgtaattctttgttttaataaccaaggttatacttttataaatactaatatgaaattttgtcgctttttttttgtagcaagcatatgcttggtcaccgtctcaagaacgGAATGTCCGTATCAGGTACGAGGAAGTCGGTACTCGgcgatatcgggacgtgatttggaaggtagttaggcgcccaaaggaaccagaccacatgaaaggtatttaattaacttgttttgttatttgtattaattagtatatactctcttatattataaataatatcaagaacttattagttatgatttcatatgtgtaattgcgggtgacaagtatgaaggcttaataaagcataccaaaactcccgcttttcagaagaagtctaagcaagcatccctcaacaaaagaggaggaaaggaagacgccgtgaacgagcctactcattacgcgggttcacgatcgttctggaatcgtatgttgggggtaagtttgtctattatttcacactttttttttttttttcaatgcaacatgtttattttatgttagattttttgttgattttctaacatgtatgttttttttttttcattcagagaggaaagaagaagtcacggCCATTGCGATTTTATTTGAACTGCTTTTcggacacgcattccagggttgaccacaaaggggttagaacttggactaagccaaaagacaagcaattatatgtaagtttccgtaacacttaatttttgttaatttactctcttttaaaatgtcgtatataaggtggttaccatattaacttacaaccatttgtttaatattgtaggaagcatttgaacaagaaaaagccgccaatccaaaaactccggataatgacatatggtataagttggtggatggcttcaagaaagggcacgtgtatggtaccggaagttcaacaccggctttctatgagaaaacgcgtaggagatcgacttcaacaattcccaaagaacacgtatcaaccgggaattattagtcaacttcaaggtCAAATAAaggagcgtgatgaacgtgatgccaaacgtgatgaagaattgcgccaaatgaaggaaagaatggcaatgtttgagacttggtggcaaggttgtaaccttTAACTCGACCCAACTACGATCCAagtgatccgcatggtccacatgggggagtggagccggtgttggcttccaagtaggatgattttagcatgtaagcttgtaaaacttgaactttagacttgaacattagaatcgcttagcttgtaaaactttcattttcaatatatgaaatgaagtttgagaaaatgggaggtgttgggttgaaatgtatggtgttgtgtgtgttgaaatttgggatgtatggtgttgtggaacatcgTTTTTTTATGCAGGTcgtaaatatttggctagcaatgaaaacgagaaaaaccaccaaaacatacagtggttttggcgactgatttgtaaaatggcgactgaaattcagtcgccaatttggcgactgattgaaggtggtcgccaaaatggcgactgaattgCAGTCGATAAATTccaattcagtcgccaattttggtcagccaaactggctacgtcacccaaaaaAGGCGACTGAATTGGCATTTGGCGATCGCTATTGATCgccgccaatttggcgactattttAATCgccgccaatttggcgactaccctatCAGTCGCCATTTTTGTCATATGGCGACTGATttgtcagtcgccaaatttggcgaccgactttagtcgccaaagctagaaaaggcgactaaggtccgcgactgacgtttggcgactgatttcagtcgccaaaatgattttggcgactgaattcagtcgccaaaatcagtcgcctgttttaattctttttgtagtgtagAGAGTATGACTAACTTAGTTATACATTTTCAAATTAGGGTTATTTTATGAGAATAATCCAGCCTATGCTTCGTCTTCTCGTATTAATCCAAACTTTaatttaactcaaaataaaccaTCGCATTGCCTTCTTTCGCCCATATTGCACTTTGATCATTTTTTACCTATAATACAAGGTAACCTACCCGGTAATCCTTTTTTGTTGAAATCTTCTTCCTCCTTCAACCTACTTCCTCCTCTTTCAACCTCATTCCTCTTCATTAACAATCACCATCACCAACTAGGCAACCACAAGTCCACCACCGCCTCATTACCCTCAACCCATCCAACACCTTCATCACCTTCTTCGACCATTTACACCCCCATTTTAATCCCGCATATTCGCAATTCAATTTTGAAAATCGCAAACCCTGACTAATTAGTCAACACAAATTCACAACCTACTAATTTCTCACATCACGGGAAATTACAAGAAattaaaaacaatttaaattCACAACATGCAAAATAACGCAGATGTAAACTATTGAATAGAACAAAGCTAACATTTAAATAAAACACATTGATTATTACTGAAAAATGACATTGCCTCGGATTATCCCTATGATATATAGATAATTAATGATCACTAGGACGATATGACTCTCTCTCTCATGAGTTTTAACATTATTGTATTGCCAAGGCTTGAACTTCAGACCTAAATTAAAATAACCCTCTATCAGTTAATCTAAATAATGATCATGCGTATACATAATACATTCGGGATTAAGTAAAAACTACAACTTTAAGCTGAGTATCGTTGTCTACTTGCACGCATTTTCGTACTTTACTCACTATGACACTATCTATGTGTTATGTATCGAAAATAAGTTCGGTGGTTAACGTGTGCCTTAAGGATATacgtgtagacacctcgtttctgcacccctcgcaaaccacccggtgatgattgggccgcatgtttgattcgcggaacgattagtgacagttcgtaagattatcgtcaagtgattgctcaaatattaatgtcaacctNNNNNNNNNNNNNNNNNNNNNNNNNNNNNNNNNNNNNNNNNNNNNNNNNNNNNNNNNNNNNNNNNNNNNNNNNNNNNNNNNNNNNNNNNNNNNNNNNNNNNNNNNNNNNNNNNNNNNNNNNNNNNNNNNNNNNNNNNNNNNNNNNNNNNNNNNNNNNNNNNNNNNNNNNNNNNNNNNNNNNNNNNNNNNNNNNNNNNNNNNNNNNNNNNNNNNNNNNNNNNNNNNNNNNNNNNNNNNNNNNNNNNNNNNNNNNNNNNNNNattaatgtcaacctcttagttgtcatctacgtcccgatacggtcgttttggcagtaattagagtacattcggagtccgggtcaaaaaccgtctccattttctgataactgttaaatcccgagtcagaatgttctggaatgttccggatatttctattccatatttctcaaattttatcttttggcaaaataatctcccgtaatatttacataagatattaaagataatcgaattaattccgtcctaccataacttaaacacggaaatctttcttaaacaggaggaaacctcctgggaatagacgcagcaggtgctgcgcctcttccaagagacgcgtcatggtcgctgcgcctcttcccaggcccttctttgcatgatttacgtatcttttttatatctttccgagattcacttccaaagagtctccgaaaccctattccttcacgtgattagtataaataggagctttcgttcctcatatttctcacgcgagtgtccgcccttcttttctccctttgcattctagacttcgttcttactaattggcgcctacgtgcttgaacattcgaccacgtaagctcggatctttccgggtaccagcctctccgttgcatgaccgaccaatttgaccactacactcaatcaacctaattaatcaatttgttaaatcgttttcctcttacgagggcactctttccttgcattcgcgtcgagcatcactaatcgatcttcttagttcttctcgtttcgtcaacatgtaagtctgagggtgtataatccttatctatttattgtatttttattatcgtatcaattgtaaggtttatgtcgaaagtacctcattaaaaccgatttcta
Protein-coding sequences here:
- the LOC141621011 gene encoding glucan endo-1,3-beta-glucosidase-like, giving the protein MASHCCVPVLVTTVLALLTFALHSTEAQIGVCYGKNGNNLPSDQEVVNLYNSNGIGFMRLYAPDPLALEALQDSGIKLLLGLPNDQLQKIANDPSEANQWVEINVVPFASFIHYIAVGNEVTQSDKQFVGPAMENIQNAINAANLGGQIKVSTAIYSANIANSYPPSNSVFDDTPFMTAIVNFLNSNESPLLVNIYPYMVASPVSSGRFWKAAVV